The Niabella beijingensis genomic interval TCCACGGATGAAAATAGTAGCCTTGTCATTACCAAATTCGCCCGATGTTTGTACCGCCTGCAGTCCCGGGGCCATCCCGATGAGCGCATTACTGATACCGGCAACCGGGGCTTTTACCAGATCGCTGCCGGATACCGTGGCAATAGCACCCGTCACGGTCAGCTTCTTTTGTTCGCCATATCCGACCACCACTACCTCTTCCATTTCTTTTTGTTCCGCGATCAGCACTACATTGATCTGTGACTGCTGTCCCACCGGCTGTTCCAGGGAATTGTATCCGACAAGGGAGAAAACCAGCACGGGATTGCCGACATTATCCGGTACCACTAATGAATACCGGCCTTCCTGGTCCGTAGAAGCACCGGTTCCGGTCCCTTTAATGGTTACAGTTACGCCTGCCAGCGGAGTGCCGGTCTTCTGATCGGTAACAATCCCGGAAACCGGTTGCTGTTCTTTATGCCAGGCACCGGTAACAATACGACCGGCAGCGGTTGCGGAAGCACCGGTTGCAACAACCAGGAAAGTGGCAAAAAACAATCTGAATAACATAATAGCCGTTTTAATATAATATACAGGTGCCGTCGCCCTGCCTGTTTTACCTCCCTGCGGGAGCATACCTTTTATCTGGATTAAAGATCAACCGTTATCAAAGCAAGCTGAATTTTTATTTCTGATATCTATGTCAAATAGTACAATCTGTATTTGTTCGCCTATTAAAAATCATTGCATGGTATATTTTTAATAAGGAACAAAAAATGCCCCCCGTCTTAAAAACCGGTTTAAGCAACTTCGTTAGTAACTACACAGCAGTAGCGTTGCGGACGACCCGTTTTTCCACTTATCATTCTCTTTCATCCCTGCGTGTAAAATTCCAATAAAATGAATGCCGAGGAAATAGATATTCCCGGGAAAATAATGGATTTTTTTATGCTTCGCCCTTGAAATATTTTGATCCGCCTGTTGTAACCGGAACTGTACTAGTCACGCCAAACCGGCTCAGGTAAAGCCTTTCAGCGATCCGTTTCCGGTATCTTTTATTTTGCCCGGCCGCAAAATTACGGGTCACGATTGCCGTTTACACACCGGGAAGTAATAAAGTGTTGCGGAAATTCTCTTTATTTTTTAACCCGATCCGGCAGGCCATATAGAAAATATGGATATTTTTACAGTACTGCGGGAACGGGTGTTCCTGCAGTGAAAACGGTTCTTCCATGAATGCATTCAATTCAGAAAACGTCCAGAAAAAGATGGAAGGCTTTGCAGGCCAGTTGACCTGTATCCTGCCGCAGGCCAAAGTAAAATTCTGTGCCCAGCATATTTTTTGCAAAAATCTTTACATTACCGATATCGGTTATTATCCCAATGCCGCACATCATGAGCGCGAACGTCCCAGGGGCTGCGCCCAGTATATCCTGATCCATTGTGTAAAAGGAAGAGGCTGGTTTTCTATAGAGCAAAAGCGGTACGAAGTAAACCCTAATGAATTTTTTATCATTCCTGCCGGTGCTGCACATCATTATGGTGCGCATGAAAAGGATCCCTGGAGCATTTACTGGCTTCATTTTTCAGGGGCCGATGCCGATTTTTATTCCCGGCTGCTTACCAAAACCCAGGGAAAAGCACCGGTAAGTGCGGTGGTCAGCACTTCCCGTCAGCTTATATTCTATGATATCATCCAGCACCTGGAGCTTATGAACAATACAGATAATATTATTTACAGCTGCAGTTCGGTACATGCCTACCTCTCGTCCTTCCAGAACACCCAGATAAAATTGTCTGCCAACGAAAATGACATCATTCAGCAGTGCATCACTTTTATGAAACAGAACCTGGACAAACCGCTGCGCCTGGATGAGATCAGCACCGAAGTAGGCCTCTCGTCCTCCCATCTCTCCTCCCTGTTTAAAAAACAGGTAAAATCAAGTCCGATCCATTTATTTACTTCCCTTAAAATACAGAAGGCCTGCCAGATGCTGATGGACAACGCGCATAACATTAAAACGATCTCGTACAGCCTGGGCTACGAGGATCAGTATCATTTTTCCCGGGTCTTCAAAAAGATCATGGGGATCTCACCCAAGCACTTTAAGAATAAATAGACAGGCACAGCAAACAGACCATTGCAGCTGCAGTCCACTCCCCGGCAAACAGCGCTACCCTGTTGCTGTGTTTCCTTCTTTCCACACTTCTATTATAAATAAATTGTCAACTATCCTTGATCCGAACCTTGAAAGTGGTTTAAAGTATAGATTGTAAAAAAGATAAGGCCTTCTTCTTTACCTTTTTTAAAATGATCGAAATAAAAATAGGCTTGTTCCTCAAATTTCATATAGCAGGTTTATAAGAAAACGTAGCTATTATTATACTGGCGAATTATAGCTACATCTGAAAAGCATAAGTTGAGATTGGTGCAGGCAGCCGGCTATACTGGGTTTTTGGGTTTGCATGCATAAAGGATTCCATATAGACAAACTTCCGATATGGTTGAAATCGCTTTTTGCATTGCTTTAGCAAAAGTCTTACAAAAATAATATAGAAGCACACTACATCTACCATCCATTTATTATGAAAAACCATGAATTACTTACGAAAATCACAAATAACTTCCTAAGCATAGAGGATATAAAAGGCTAGGTATATACGGAATTGTCAAAGCTGGCCAAAGCCAACCTAAATGATACACTTTAACGATTAAAGACAATTCTATTAATGCACTAAAGACCAGCAAATTTTAGTACATTTATACGCTGTTTTATAATGTTTCAGGATAAAGCCAAAGCATATCCCATATTAAATCACAATTGCAGCCTGCTTTCCCGAAATTAAGCACAACACTGTTTCTAAAAGGATTTTTATAACGCTTCTTACCGAGACTTGCGGTATATATTGCAAATTGACA includes:
- a CDS encoding AraC family transcriptional regulator encodes the protein MNAFNSENVQKKMEGFAGQLTCILPQAKVKFCAQHIFCKNLYITDIGYYPNAAHHERERPRGCAQYILIHCVKGRGWFSIEQKRYEVNPNEFFIIPAGAAHHYGAHEKDPWSIYWLHFSGADADFYSRLLTKTQGKAPVSAVVSTSRQLIFYDIIQHLELMNNTDNIIYSCSSVHAYLSSFQNTQIKLSANENDIIQQCITFMKQNLDKPLRLDEISTEVGLSSSHLSSLFKKQVKSSPIHLFTSLKIQKACQMLMDNAHNIKTISYSLGYEDQYHFSRVFKKIMGISPKHFKNK